The following are encoded in a window of uncultured Ilyobacter sp. genomic DNA:
- a CDS encoding tRNA threonylcarbamoyladenosine dehydratase has protein sequence MQFQRLELLIGKEKIEKLKNSHVIIFGLGGVGGFTVEALVRAGIGEISVVDFDSVDITNLNRQIIATHESIGRKKADLIRERALSINPEVKINSFIEKFSKETEALFFQNRDYDYAVDAIDLVSCKLDLIEICKKKNIPVVSSMGTGNKLNPTMLEVADISKTSVCPLAKVMRKELKKRRINKVKVIFSKETPKKPLNSENNREKKVNVGSVSFVPSVAGLIIASEVTKDLCGI, from the coding sequence ATGCAGTTTCAAAGATTAGAACTTTTGATAGGAAAAGAAAAAATAGAAAAACTAAAAAATTCTCACGTCATCATTTTTGGTTTAGGAGGAGTGGGAGGATTTACAGTGGAGGCCCTCGTGAGAGCTGGTATAGGCGAGATCTCAGTGGTAGATTTTGATTCTGTAGACATCACAAATCTGAACCGTCAAATTATTGCAACTCATGAGAGCATCGGTAGAAAAAAAGCCGACCTCATAAGAGAAAGAGCTCTTTCCATAAATCCTGAAGTTAAAATAAATTCATTCATAGAAAAATTCTCCAAGGAAACGGAAGCTTTATTTTTTCAAAATAGAGACTATGATTATGCCGTCGATGCCATTGATCTCGTGTCATGCAAACTCGATCTCATAGAGATATGCAAGAAAAAAAACATACCTGTAGTCTCATCTATGGGGACCGGAAACAAGCTGAATCCAACGATGCTAGAGGTAGCCGATATCTCAAAGACCTCTGTGTGCCCCCTTGCCAAGGTCATGAGAAAAGAACTGAAAAAAAGACGTATAAACAAAGTAAAGGTTATTTTTTCCAAAGAGACCCCCAAAAAGCCTCTTAACAGTGAAAACAACAGAGAGAAAAAAGTCAATGTAGGCAGTGTCTCTTTCGTACCTTCTGTGGCTGGACTAATAATAGCCTCTGAAGTTACAAAGGATCTATGCGGAATTTAA
- a CDS encoding flavodoxin, whose translation MKKIGLYYGSTSGKTVGVVDEIEFNLGELADVHNVADGIADLSDYENLILAVPSYGVGELQEDWVKIFDEFKTVDFTGKTVALVGVGNQTTFGETFVGAIKVLYDTVTENGGKIIGLTSTDGYFFKECEALLDGKFMGLVLDEENQDDLTPDRIYDWLEEIKPLFN comes from the coding sequence ATGAAGAAAATAGGTTTATATTACGGGTCCACTTCTGGAAAAACAGTCGGTGTGGTAGATGAGATAGAGTTTAATCTAGGGGAACTTGCAGATGTACATAATGTAGCTGATGGAATCGCAGACCTTTCTGACTATGAAAACCTTATCTTGGCAGTTCCTTCCTACGGAGTTGGAGAACTTCAAGAGGACTGGGTTAAGATCTTTGATGAGTTCAAAACAGTAGATTTTACAGGGAAGACAGTGGCACTGGTAGGTGTGGGAAACCAGACTACATTTGGAGAAACCTTCGTAGGTGCAATAAAGGTCCTCTATGATACAGTTACCGAAAATGGTGGTAAAATAATCGGGCTTACCTCAACAGACGGATACTTCTTCAAAGAATGCGAAGCACTGTTAGATGGAAAATTTATGGGTCTGGTTTTAGACGAAGAGAACCAGGACGACCTGACACCTGACAGAATATATGATTGGTTAGAAGAGATAAAACCATTATTTAATTAG
- a CDS encoding proline--tRNA ligase, with protein MKFSNLYVKTLKETPKDAEVISHKLMLRAGMIKKLASGVYTYLPLGYKALRKVEKIVREEMERAGSQEIFMPVLQPAEIWQESGRWDTMGPEMMRIRDRHDREFVLGPTHEEVITDIVRNDISSYKSLPINLYQIQTKFRDERRPRFGLMRSREFLMKDAYSFHGSEECLDKEFENMKAAYTRIFQRCGLKFRSVEADSGAIGGSGSQEFHVLAESGEDEIIYCDSCGYAANLEKAESVAFIPEYEKELMHAELLDTPNISKIEDIADHLGIETSQTVKAIMFKDTGSKKIYMALMRGDYEINEVKLKNLLNAAELVMLTDSELEELNLKKGYMGSYNLDAENIIIVADETVTKIVNHTAGGNKMDTHYINVNYGRDYEADIVGDIRTVKTGEGCPRCAGALDSARGIETGHVFKLGTKYSESMKATFLNENGKSNVMMMGCYGIGVSRTTAAAIEQNYDENGIIWPSSIAPYVVDVVPANMKNADQVALGEKVYAELMEAGIDTVLDDRNERPGFKFKDADLIGFPFKVVSGKQAEEGILEIKIRRTGETLDVKSEDVVSTIKELMKKY; from the coding sequence ATGAAATTTAGCAATCTTTACGTAAAGACGCTAAAAGAGACCCCTAAAGATGCAGAGGTAATCAGTCATAAATTAATGCTCAGAGCAGGAATGATAAAAAAACTAGCCAGTGGTGTTTATACTTACCTACCTTTAGGATATAAGGCGCTTAGAAAAGTTGAAAAAATTGTAAGAGAAGAGATGGAAAGAGCCGGGTCCCAGGAGATATTCATGCCGGTACTTCAACCTGCTGAAATATGGCAGGAATCAGGAAGATGGGATACTATGGGTCCTGAAATGATGAGAATAAGAGACAGACACGACAGAGAATTCGTCCTCGGTCCAACTCATGAAGAGGTTATAACTGATATTGTTAGAAACGATATCTCCTCATACAAATCCCTTCCTATTAATCTGTATCAGATACAGACAAAATTCAGAGATGAAAGAAGACCTAGATTCGGTCTCATGAGAAGCAGGGAGTTCCTTATGAAGGATGCTTATTCTTTCCACGGGTCTGAAGAGTGTCTTGACAAGGAATTTGAAAATATGAAGGCGGCTTATACTAGAATATTTCAAAGGTGCGGACTAAAATTCAGGTCTGTAGAGGCTGATTCCGGGGCTATAGGTGGATCTGGTTCCCAGGAGTTTCATGTTCTTGCAGAATCTGGTGAAGATGAGATCATCTACTGCGACTCATGTGGATACGCTGCAAATCTAGAAAAAGCAGAAAGTGTAGCCTTTATTCCTGAATACGAAAAGGAATTGATGCACGCAGAACTTCTAGATACTCCAAATATCTCAAAAATAGAGGATATCGCCGATCATCTCGGGATTGAAACATCCCAGACTGTAAAGGCTATCATGTTTAAAGACACAGGATCTAAAAAAATATATATGGCTCTTATGAGAGGAGACTATGAAATCAACGAAGTAAAACTGAAAAATTTACTTAATGCAGCTGAACTTGTTATGCTCACAGACTCTGAACTTGAGGAGCTGAACCTAAAAAAAGGATACATGGGATCATATAATTTAGATGCCGAAAACATTATCATTGTTGCCGATGAAACTGTCACCAAGATAGTTAATCATACAGCAGGCGGAAACAAGATGGATACTCACTACATCAATGTAAATTACGGAAGAGATTACGAGGCCGATATCGTAGGAGATATCAGAACTGTGAAAACAGGAGAGGGGTGCCCTAGATGTGCTGGTGCTTTAGACAGTGCTAGAGGTATCGAAACAGGCCACGTATTCAAGCTTGGGACAAAATATTCAGAATCTATGAAGGCGACTTTCCTTAATGAAAATGGAAAAAGCAATGTCATGATGATGGGATGTTATGGTATAGGGGTTTCTAGGACTACTGCAGCTGCCATAGAACAGAACTATGACGAAAACGGAATAATCTGGCCATCATCAATAGCCCCATATGTTGTAGATGTAGTACCTGCAAATATGAAAAATGCAGATCAAGTTGCTCTAGGAGAAAAGGTCTATGCCGAACTCATGGAAGCAGGAATAGATACAGTATTAGATGACAGAAATGAAAGACCTGGTTTTAAATTTAAAGATGCAGATCTTATAGGTTTCCCTTTCAAGGTTGTTTCTGGAAAACAGGCAGAAGAAGGTATTTTAGAAATTAAAATAAGAAGAACCGGGGAAACATTGGATGTAAAGTCAGAAGATGTTGTCAGCACAATCAAAGAATTGATGAAAAAATACTAG
- a CDS encoding MBL fold metallo-hydrolase: MKISILGSGSSGNATFLEVDGFKILVDAGFSGKKLKEKLELIGEKIEEIGAMLITHEHLDHILGAGIISRKYNIPIYITRESYGVCAEKLGKISGDNLRFIEGDFTLIDSVKVTPFDVMHDAERTIGFKIENSRGKKLAISTDIGYINNIVREHFKDVNIVVIECNYDYQMLMSCSYPWDLKARVKGRNGHLSNIDAAKFIGDINHPGLEKVYLAHVSRDSNTYEMAMTTVREELKRQCIEVEIEIAYQEKNTNIFRV; this comes from the coding sequence ATGAAAATATCTATACTAGGAAGTGGAAGCTCTGGAAATGCTACCTTTCTCGAAGTCGATGGATTTAAAATTTTGGTGGATGCAGGCTTTAGTGGTAAAAAACTGAAAGAAAAGCTAGAACTTATAGGGGAAAAAATAGAAGAGATAGGAGCTATGCTAATCACTCACGAGCATCTAGATCATATACTAGGAGCTGGAATTATCTCTAGAAAATATAATATACCTATATATATTACCCGGGAAAGTTACGGGGTATGTGCAGAAAAACTAGGAAAGATATCGGGAGATAATCTTAGGTTTATAGAGGGGGACTTTACTCTTATAGACAGTGTGAAAGTGACTCCTTTTGATGTCATGCATGATGCAGAAAGAACAATAGGATTTAAGATAGAAAACAGCCGTGGAAAAAAACTTGCCATTTCAACAGATATCGGATATATAAATAATATAGTGAGAGAGCACTTTAAAGATGTAAATATAGTTGTAATAGAGTGCAACTATGACTACCAGATGCTCATGAGCTGCTCTTATCCTTGGGACCTTAAGGCTAGGGTCAAGGGAAGGAACGGACATCTTTCAAATATCGATGCCGCAAAGTTTATAGGTGACATAAACCATCCTGGGCTGGAAAAAGTGTATCTTGCCCATGTGAGCCGGGACAGCAATACTTATGAGATGGCTATGACCACTGTAAGAGAAGAGCTAAAGAGGCAGTGTATAGAGGTAGAGATTGAGATCGCTTATCAAGAAAAGAATACAAATATATTTAGGGTATAG
- a CDS encoding YebC/PmpR family DNA-binding transcriptional regulator: protein MAGHSKWSNIKHRKGAQDKKRAKLFTKLGKELTISAKEGGGDINFNPRLRLALEKARAGNMPKDNIERAIKKGTGELEGVEYVEIRYEGYGPSGTAFIVDVVTDNKNRSASSVRAAFSKKGGNLGADGAVAWMFNKNGVISIPAEGIDEEELMMAALEAGAEDVKLEGENYEVLTSPTDFQTVLDTLVESGYKYEEAEVTMIPENRVEITDEDTAKKVLALYETLEDIDDVDDVYSNFDISDEIMEKIMG, encoded by the coding sequence GTGGCAGGACACAGTAAATGGTCTAATATAAAGCATAGGAAAGGGGCTCAAGACAAGAAAAGAGCAAAATTATTTACAAAACTTGGGAAAGAGCTGACAATATCTGCAAAAGAAGGGGGGGGGGATATAAACTTCAATCCTAGACTAAGACTGGCTTTAGAGAAAGCAAGAGCTGGAAATATGCCCAAAGATAATATAGAGAGAGCAATAAAAAAAGGTACAGGAGAACTAGAAGGTGTAGAATATGTAGAGATAAGATACGAGGGATATGGACCTTCAGGAACAGCCTTTATAGTTGATGTGGTTACTGATAACAAGAATAGATCGGCATCTTCAGTGAGAGCTGCTTTTTCAAAAAAAGGCGGAAATTTGGGAGCTGACGGAGCGGTAGCATGGATGTTTAATAAAAACGGTGTAATATCAATACCAGCCGAGGGGATAGATGAAGAGGAACTTATGATGGCGGCACTAGAAGCTGGAGCAGAGGATGTAAAGCTTGAAGGGGAAAACTATGAAGTATTGACCTCACCGACAGATTTTCAGACTGTATTGGATACCCTCGTAGAATCGGGTTACAAGTATGAGGAAGCAGAGGTAACTATGATTCCTGAAAACAGAGTCGAAATAACAGACGAAGATACAGCTAAGAAAGTTCTTGCTCTTTATGAGACCTTAGAGGATATTGATGACGTAGATGACGTTTATTCAAATTTTGACATTTCAGATGAGATAATGGAAAAAATAATGGGATAA
- a CDS encoding type IV pilus twitching motility protein PilT, whose protein sequence is MKIQIYTQKLVDLKGSDLHLKVGIRPVIRVNGELVYLEGEAITKEYMEELIAPLMNPRREKELKEELTTDFAYAVPGLARFRVNLSYQRGSYMMVMRMINNDSPDIDELNLPTSLKNIVDVKNGLILVTGATGSGKSTTVAAMINFINSHYTKNIITIEDPIEYLFKDQSCIVAQKEIGSDVVSFESALKYVLRQDPDVIFLGELRDRETMEAAIKASETGHLVISTLHTINAYQTISRIIDFFPEERHKQIRYQLSENIRGVISQRLVPTVDDKRRAANEVMINTPTIRELILTSEGTAEIPKYIAAGKDSNGMQTFDQSLIDLYNEGVITYETALKFATVKKDIELLRRGVSFSSMADIFNEIVEEK, encoded by the coding sequence ATGAAAATACAAATTTATACCCAAAAACTTGTCGATTTAAAAGGATCAGATCTTCACCTAAAAGTAGGAATCAGACCTGTAATCAGGGTAAACGGTGAACTGGTTTATCTCGAAGGAGAGGCTATAACAAAAGAATATATGGAAGAACTTATAGCCCCCCTCATGAACCCTAGAAGGGAAAAGGAACTAAAAGAGGAGCTCACAACTGACTTCGCCTATGCAGTTCCAGGTCTTGCGAGGTTTAGGGTGAATCTTTCCTATCAGAGAGGTTCGTATATGATGGTAATGAGAATGATCAACAATGATTCTCCTGACATCGATGAACTCAATCTCCCTACTTCTCTTAAGAATATCGTCGATGTGAAAAACGGTCTTATTCTGGTAACAGGGGCCACAGGAAGTGGTAAATCTACCACTGTTGCCGCTATGATCAACTTTATTAACAGCCACTATACCAAAAATATAATAACCATAGAAGACCCCATAGAATATCTCTTCAAGGATCAGTCCTGTATCGTGGCTCAAAAGGAGATCGGTTCCGACGTGGTATCTTTCGAATCTGCACTTAAATACGTATTGAGGCAGGATCCAGATGTAATCTTTTTGGGAGAGCTGAGAGACCGTGAAACTATGGAAGCTGCCATAAAAGCCTCTGAAACCGGCCATCTGGTTATATCAACTCTTCATACAATCAATGCATATCAGACAATATCTAGAATAATAGATTTCTTTCCTGAGGAAAGACACAAGCAGATAAGGTATCAGCTTTCTGAAAATATCAGAGGGGTAATATCCCAGAGACTGGTTCCTACTGTAGATGACAAGAGAAGGGCTGCCAACGAAGTGATGATAAACACACCTACCATAAGAGAGCTCATTCTCACCAGTGAAGGTACTGCTGAAATACCAAAGTATATCGCTGCTGGAAAAGATAGTAACGGAATGCAGACCTTTGACCAGTCCCTTATAGACCTGTACAACGAAGGGGTAATCACATACGAAACTGCCCTTAAATTTGCTACAGTTAAAAAGGATATAGAACTTCTCAGAAGAGGGGTAAGCTTCTCTTCTATGGCAGACATCTTCAACGAAATAGTTGAAGAAAAGTAA
- the recG gene encoding ATP-dependent DNA helicase RecG yields MERYDRVFEPLGNFELKGITDKNLEKLKSLGIVTLHDLFYYFPRNYEDRTNLKNINELKEDEYAVIKGKLFGIETLRTRTRKTMIKAKVSDGTGFLEIIWFQMPYLKKSLKMGDEYIFIGNIKRGYNFQMTNPEYRKYDENRGFSKEILPIYSSNRDFNQRSLRKIVKTALDSHADIFGENIPKEIMEKYNIINRKTALIEIHFPKNPRSIEEAKRRFAIEELLILETGILEKRFETDLMNNEMYVLEDNKNLVKKFLGNLGYNLTKAQKRVVTEIYKELNDGKIINRLLQGDVGSGKTIVAVIMLLYMIENSYQGVFMAPTEILATQHYLSIADTLLEMGIRVELLTGSVKGRKKESMLEDIKMGTIDLIVGTHSLIEDNVEFHKLGLIVIDEQHRFGVVQRKKLRDKGVIANLIVMSATPIPRSLALSIYGDLDVSIIDEMPPGRTPVKTKWINNSSDAEKAYRFIHKKLKEGRQAYFVAPLIEESEKLSYKSVQELYKEVTRRFPNFSAGLLHGRMKNSEKDEVMHLFKNHKLDILVATTVIEVGINVPNASIMVINNTERFGLSALHQLRGRVGRGAHLSYCFLFSETDNDISKSRLMIMESTTDGFKIAEEDLRLRKPGEIFGIRQSGFSDLKFIDIIHDIKTIKMVRDIAYEYLRKNSGEIKNSYLRVDIDNKFTENL; encoded by the coding sequence ATGGAAAGATACGACAGAGTCTTTGAACCTTTGGGTAACTTTGAACTCAAGGGTATTACAGATAAAAATTTAGAAAAATTAAAAAGTCTTGGAATAGTTACCCTACATGACCTTTTTTACTATTTCCCCCGAAACTATGAAGACAGAACCAACCTGAAAAATATAAATGAACTGAAAGAGGATGAGTATGCCGTTATAAAAGGTAAGCTCTTTGGCATAGAAACCCTCAGAACAAGAACCAGAAAAACCATGATTAAGGCCAAAGTTTCTGACGGAACCGGTTTTCTAGAAATCATATGGTTTCAGATGCCCTATCTCAAAAAATCTCTCAAAATGGGAGATGAGTATATATTTATCGGAAACATTAAGAGGGGCTACAACTTTCAGATGACAAACCCTGAATACAGAAAATATGATGAAAATAGGGGTTTCAGCAAAGAAATTCTTCCCATATACAGTTCTAACAGGGACTTTAACCAAAGATCCTTAAGAAAAATAGTAAAAACAGCTCTTGATTCTCATGCTGATATATTCGGTGAAAATATTCCAAAAGAAATTATGGAAAAATATAACATAATAAACAGAAAAACTGCCCTGATCGAGATACACTTCCCTAAAAATCCCAGAAGTATAGAGGAAGCCAAGAGGCGTTTCGCTATAGAAGAGCTTCTGATTTTAGAAACCGGAATTTTGGAAAAAAGATTTGAAACGGATTTAATGAATAATGAGATGTATGTTTTAGAGGACAATAAAAATCTGGTGAAAAAGTTTCTCGGAAATCTGGGGTACAACCTCACAAAGGCACAAAAAAGAGTTGTTACAGAGATATATAAAGAACTAAATGACGGAAAGATCATAAACAGACTTCTCCAGGGAGATGTAGGAAGCGGTAAAACTATTGTGGCTGTGATAATGCTCCTCTATATGATAGAAAATTCCTATCAGGGGGTCTTTATGGCACCTACAGAGATACTAGCCACCCAGCACTATCTCTCTATCGCAGATACCCTCCTTGAGATGGGAATAAGGGTAGAGCTTCTCACAGGAAGTGTCAAAGGCAGGAAAAAAGAATCCATGCTAGAAGATATTAAAATGGGAACAATAGATCTCATTGTGGGAACCCACTCCCTCATAGAGGACAACGTGGAATTTCACAAACTAGGACTCATTGTCATAGATGAGCAGCATAGATTCGGAGTAGTCCAGAGAAAAAAACTTCGTGACAAGGGGGTCATTGCAAATCTCATCGTAATGAGTGCAACCCCTATACCCCGTTCCCTTGCCCTTAGTATCTACGGAGATCTAGATGTGTCCATAATAGATGAGATGCCTCCGGGGAGGACCCCTGTAAAAACCAAATGGATAAACAACAGCTCTGATGCAGAGAAGGCGTACCGTTTCATCCACAAAAAGCTCAAAGAAGGCAGACAGGCTTATTTCGTGGCTCCCCTTATAGAGGAGAGTGAAAAACTGAGCTATAAATCGGTCCAGGAGCTCTACAAAGAGGTGACCAGAAGGTTTCCTAATTTCAGTGCAGGACTCCTTCACGGAAGGATGAAAAACAGTGAAAAGGATGAGGTGATGCACCTTTTCAAAAATCACAAACTTGATATCCTGGTTGCCACCACAGTTATAGAGGTTGGAATCAATGTTCCCAATGCCTCTATAATGGTCATAAACAATACCGAGAGATTCGGTCTGTCCGCTCTCCATCAGCTTCGAGGAAGGGTCGGTAGGGGAGCTCATCTCTCTTATTGTTTTCTTTTCTCAGAGACAGACAATGATATCTCAAAATCACGACTCATGATCATGGAGTCTACAACTGACGGGTTCAAAATAGCTGAAGAGGACCTCCGTCTTAGAAAACCAGGTGAAATATTTGGTATAAGACAGAGTGGTTTCAGTGATCTTAAGTTTATAGATATAATACATGATATAAAGACAATCAAAATGGTCAGGGATATTGCCTACGAATATCTGAGAAAAAACAGCGGAGAGATAAAAAACTCCTATCTCAGAGTGGATATAGATAATAAATTTACGGAGAATCTTTAA
- the trxA gene encoding thioredoxin, whose protein sequence is MSKVIQLDEATFKTEVLEGKGVVLVDFWASWCGPCKMLGPILDELSEEVTANICKVNVDEYSGLAAEYGIRSIPTMIVFKDGEKVDQLVGLMQKPALKEKLESY, encoded by the coding sequence ATGAGTAAAGTTATCCAGTTAGACGAAGCTACATTTAAAACAGAAGTACTAGAAGGAAAAGGAGTCGTATTAGTTGACTTCTGGGCATCTTGGTGTGGACCTTGTAAAATGCTGGGACCTATTTTAGATGAACTTTCGGAGGAAGTTACAGCCAATATATGTAAGGTGAATGTTGATGAATATTCAGGTCTTGCAGCTGAGTATGGAATCAGAAGCATACCTACGATGATAGTGTTTAAAGATGGAGAAAAAGTAGATCAATTAGTAGGTCTTATGCAAAAACCTGCTCTTAAGGAAAAATTAGAGTCATATTAA
- the gdhA gene encoding NADP-specific glutamate dehydrogenase yields the protein MSILSEVISEVKKRDPHEPEFHQAVEEVFESLEPVAKMHPEWVEAGIFHRIVEPERQIIFRVPWIDDNGKVHVNRGMRVQFNSAIGPYKGGLRFHPSVYPGIIKFLGFEQIFKNALTGLPMGGGKGGSDFDPKGKSDREVMRFCQSFMLELARHIGADTDVPAGDIGVGKREIGYMFGMYKKIKNEFTGVLTGKGLHYGGSLVRTQATGYGLCYFMEEAMNTLKNKSFKGSTVVVSGSGNVAIYAAEKAIQLGGRVVAMSDSKGYIYDSEGIDLDTIKRLKEVERKRIQEYLKYRPKAIYKEGSSGIWSIKCDIALPCATQNELDENSAKILIENGCFAVGEGANMPCNPEAVHLFLKKNLVFAPGKASNAGGVATSGLEMSQNSMRYSWTFEEVDSKLKEIMKEIFKNAHETAKKYGFENNLVAGANIAGFVKVANAMYEQGIAY from the coding sequence ATGAGTATTTTATCAGAAGTTATTTCAGAAGTAAAAAAAAGAGATCCACATGAACCGGAATTTCACCAGGCTGTAGAGGAAGTTTTCGAATCATTAGAACCTGTTGCAAAAATGCATCCTGAGTGGGTTGAGGCCGGAATATTTCATAGAATCGTAGAGCCTGAAAGACAGATCATCTTTAGGGTTCCGTGGATAGATGACAACGGAAAAGTACATGTAAATAGAGGTATGAGGGTCCAGTTCAACAGCGCCATCGGTCCTTACAAAGGGGGACTCAGATTTCACCCCTCTGTATATCCTGGAATTATAAAATTTTTGGGATTTGAGCAGATTTTCAAAAATGCCTTAACAGGACTTCCAATGGGTGGAGGAAAAGGCGGATCTGATTTTGATCCCAAAGGAAAATCAGACAGAGAGGTCATGAGATTTTGTCAGAGTTTCATGCTAGAGTTAGCTAGGCATATAGGTGCAGATACAGATGTCCCTGCAGGAGATATAGGGGTTGGAAAAAGAGAGATCGGCTACATGTTCGGAATGTACAAAAAAATCAAAAATGAATTTACGGGAGTGCTCACTGGAAAGGGACTCCACTACGGGGGAAGTCTTGTGAGGACCCAGGCTACAGGTTACGGATTGTGCTACTTCATGGAAGAGGCCATGAACACCCTGAAGAATAAGTCTTTTAAAGGTTCTACCGTCGTTGTCTCTGGATCTGGAAATGTGGCTATCTATGCTGCAGAAAAAGCAATACAGCTAGGTGGCAGAGTTGTGGCCATGAGTGATTCTAAGGGGTATATTTACGACTCTGAGGGGATCGATTTAGACACCATAAAAAGATTAAAAGAGGTGGAAAGAAAAAGAATTCAGGAATATCTAAAATATCGTCCAAAGGCAATATACAAAGAAGGCAGCTCTGGGATATGGAGCATTAAGTGCGACATCGCCCTTCCTTGTGCCACTCAGAACGAGTTAGATGAAAACTCTGCTAAGATCCTGATTGAAAATGGTTGTTTTGCAGTGGGAGAGGGGGCAAATATGCCTTGTAACCCCGAGGCAGTCCATCTTTTTTTAAAGAAAAATCTTGTTTTTGCTCCTGGAAAAGCATCCAATGCTGGCGGAGTAGCCACTTCGGGCCTTGAGATGAGTCAGAACAGCATGAGATATTCGTGGACTTTTGAAGAAGTAGATTCAAAATTAAAAGAGATAATGAAAGAAATTTTTAAGAATGCACATGAGACGGCCAAAAAATATGGATTCGAAAATAACCTGGTAGCTGGTGCAAACATCGCCGGATTTGTGAAAGTCGCAAATGCAATGTATGAGCAGGGAATTGCATATTAA
- a CDS encoding uracil-DNA glycosylase — translation MKLEIRELWEELKFDLGGMKIPRLDGIKDKKLLLGGGNAKGEVLFIGDDPDLFEDENMRVLPGTSGEFFIKLCDLADLSPEKYYITNISKCILKWRELSEDEQEVMKEYLDMQIALIKPKIIVALGPEVVAVLLREESNIANVRGKVYNWEGGIKVIPTYDPGYVKRVRGVDGKKARPAVEFWNDLKMIKSEL, via the coding sequence ATGAAATTGGAGATTAGAGAGTTGTGGGAAGAGCTGAAGTTTGATTTGGGCGGGATGAAAATTCCGAGGTTAGACGGAATCAAAGATAAAAAACTCCTTTTAGGAGGAGGGAATGCAAAGGGTGAAGTTTTATTTATAGGGGACGATCCCGATCTTTTTGAAGATGAAAATATGAGAGTGCTCCCAGGAACAAGTGGTGAATTTTTTATAAAGCTTTGTGATCTGGCAGACCTGTCACCTGAAAAATATTACATAACCAATATTTCAAAGTGTATCTTAAAATGGAGAGAGCTTTCTGAAGATGAGCAGGAGGTTATGAAAGAGTATCTAGATATGCAGATAGCCCTTATAAAGCCTAAGATAATAGTCGCTTTAGGACCAGAAGTGGTAGCCGTACTTCTCAGGGAGGAGTCAAATATAGCAAATGTAAGGGGAAAGGTTTATAACTGGGAGGGAGGCATAAAGGTCATTCCCACTTATGACCCAGGGTATGTAAAACGTGTGAGAGGCGTAGACGGGAAAAAAGCCAGGCCTGCTGTGGAATTCTGGAATGACCTTAAAATGATAAAGAGTGAACTTTAA